The Diceros bicornis minor isolate mBicDic1 chromosome 31, mDicBic1.mat.cur, whole genome shotgun sequence genomic sequence GCTGAGCAcgttttcatgtacctattggccatttggatgtcttctttggaaaaatttctatttatttcctctgcccatttttaattggattttgttgttgttgttgttgttattaagttgtatgagttctttacatattttggatattaacccttatttaatacatggtttgcaaatattttctactatttcatagtttgccttttcattttgttgattgtttcttttgtagTGCAGaagctttattttccatttttaaaaatagatatatatatatacttatatttaaaTACCAAATAGTTTCTtgcagtgcagaagcttttaagtttgaaatAATACCATTTGTcgctttttccttttgttttttgtgcttttggggtcatatccaaaaaatcatcaccaaggtCATTGtccaaaagcttttcctctatgttttcttctagcagttttatggtttcaggtcttacatttaagtctttaacccattttgagttgattattTGTGTTTGATGTGATATAAGGGTCCAATTGCTTTCTTTTGAAtgagaatatccagttttcccaacaccatataTTGAGAAGATagcctttccccattgtttattcttgacatCCTTGTCAAATTTCAGTTGACTGCATATGAGAGGGTTTTTATctggtctctctattctgttccattggtctatgtgtctgtttttatgctagtaccatactgttttgattactgtggctttgtaatttagtttgaaatcagaaaatgtgatgcctccagttttatttttcttgctcaaaattgctttgtttattcagggtcttttgtggttctatgtGAATTCTaggattgtttcttctatttctgtaaaaaaaggcCTTTAGGGCGTTGATAAGGATTTCATTGTATCTATCCATTACTTtgaggtagtgtggacattttagcaatatttaagtgttccaatccatgaacataggatgtcTCCTCATTTATTcgtgtctcatttaatttttcaatcaatgttttatagtttaattGTACAAGCCTttcatgaatgggattgtttttataatttctttcccagaaaattcattgttagtgtatataaatgcaactgatttttgtatgttgattttttttattctgcaAGTTTGCTGAATTACTTAATTACTTCTAAGAGtatttttgtggagtctttaggattttctagttATAAGATGATGCCTTCTGTAAACAGTGGTaattatatttcttcctttatggTTGGgtgctgtttatttatttttcatgcctaattgttctggtttggacttccagtactattttgGACAGAACTGGAGAGAGTGGGGTTCCTTGTCTTATTCCATATTTTAGAGGaaggctttcaatttttcaccactgagtatgatgctagctgttggcttttcatatatgatctttattatgGTGAATTAAGGTCATTCTATACCTAAcgttttgagaattttttatcataaaacgaTATTAAATTTTGTGAaaacttttctgcatctattgagatgataaggtgatttttattcttcactctgctaatatggtgtatcacattgatggaTTTGCATTTGTTGAACAGATCTTGCATCCCAGAGATGActgccacttggtcatggtgtaccatccttttaatgtgctgttgagttatatttgctaataatttgttaaggattttgcatctgtgttcatcagggatattggcttatagtttcctttcctttttgtgtctttgtctggctttggcaaTGGAATGATGCCTCATAAAAAGATTTTCGAAATGTTCCCTCTTCTATTTATTGGAAGAGTTTAGGAAGGattgatattatttttctttaaatgtttgagagAATTCACTTGTAAAACCATGTGGTCTTGGGCatttctttgttggaaggtttttggTGAGTGATTCCATCCCCTATTACTAATTGGTCAGaaggatttctatttcttcttaattcagtcttggtaggttttatgcttctaggaatttatccatttcttctagttaatccaatttttggcatataattgttcataataatcCATTATGTTATTTCTCATATCTGTGGCATCGGCTGCAATGTCTcctcttacaattttatttagttacatgagtcttttctctttttaactttGTTAGTCTCTTTAagggtttttttattttagttatcttTTCAAAAGCCAGCTCCTattttcatcaattttttatattattttactattCTCCACTTATGCATTTCTGCTgtaatcttcattatttccttccttctctcaacTTCAGGTTAAGTTTGTTCTGTTGCTAGTTCTTTGAGGTTTAATGTTAGGTTGtttacttgaaatatttcttctttttaaatttgtatgctaatcactataaacttccctcttagtaacACTTTTGATATATCCCATaatttttggtatgttgtgttttcattttcatttgtcttagatattttctaatttccatttgatttcttctttttggtcAATGGTTGTTCAAgactgtgttgtttaatttccatgtatttgtaaatttttctatttccttttgttattgatttctagtttcattccattgggCTCAGATTCTTgggatgatttcaatcttcttaaatttgttaagacttgttttgtgccctaaaatatgatctatcctggagtaAATTCTGTGTGCCTATGTGTACTGCTACTGTTGGTGGAATGTTCTAGATATGTCTGTTAGGTACATTTTACCAATAGTGTTGTTCTAGTCTGTTGTTTCCTATTGATTTTCAGGCTAGATGATCTGCCTGATTTTGTAAGTGGGATATCAATGTCTTCTACTATTATTATATTCctgtgtatttatccattcaGATCCCTCAATAtactctttatgtattttgatgcCGTGATGTTGAATGCATATGTATTTGTTACAATTTTGTGCGGAAATGACCATTTGTCATTTGTAATgaacttctttgtctcttttgtctattttttgtctgatattagcgaTTCTGCCCTTTATTGGTTACCATTTACCTGGGATCTTTTTtctattccttcactttcagcctatgtgtgtccttaactTTAAAATGGgtctcttgtagacaacatatagttagatttaaaaaatattttttttacattatagagcgtcctcaaaaaattaaaaatagaactatcttatgatccagcaattccacttctaagtatttATCCGAAAAAACAAAAacgctaatttgaaaagatatatgcacccccacgttcattgcagcattacttacaatagccaagatatagaaacaacctaagtagatgaatggataaagaagatgtggtatgtggtatatatatataaatatatatatacatacatacacaatagaatactattcagcaataaaacagattgataccttgccatttgtgacaatatggatggaccttgtgggcattatgctaaatgaaataagtcagacagagtaaGACACACACCATatcatctcacttatatgtggaatctaaaagaaagaaaacaaaacaaaccaagctcatagatacagaaaatagattggtggttgccagaggtgatgGATGGGGGAGTGGGCAAAATGAATGAAGGGagtcagaaaaaataatatattttgttattattggagacaaattatttaaaaagttgtATCTTCTTCTGTGTTTATTGATATGCAAATATctatgaagatggtatttaaaacaagaaagagaataaagaaaaggataagaaaaaaactttttagatatgtaaatatatagtATTAAAGACTATCCTGTGGAATTCAGCTAAAGTCTTTATTGCAAATTCTTCATGATAATAACATTGTTTAAATTAATGTGTGTGactttatatctcaattaaaaattgttttcacacAGAAAATACAATCTTGCATCTTCATTAATGATATTTGTATAGCATAAAAGAGCAAACTGGAAAAAACTTGAGGATATCAATATGTGCctaaataatacatatattggTATTATATAATTAGTTAgtataaaaaattaaagtaaaatattttcaaacatggTAATAAGAAGTTAAACTTTCTCTTGTgagtaaaactttttaaaatagattttattttttagatccaTTGTAGGTTTACAGAAGAATTATGCAAAAAGTACTGTGAGTTCCCATATATCTGTTCTGTCCCCCTCACAGTTTCCTGTTTACTGACATATTGCATTAGTTTGTACAATTGTTACAGCGATGAACTAATATTGTCAAATTTGTACTGAAGTAAATTACATTGCATTAAAGTTCATTAAAGTTTACATTAGGCCTTACACTTTTTACTCTACAGTTTTATGGGTTTTGACTTGTGCATTATGTCGTGTATtcatcattacagtatcataaaTAATAGTTTCCCTTCCCTAAAAATgacctgtgctccacctattcaacTCATCTCCGCTTTCCTTgtaccctggcaaccactgatgttttactgtttccacagttttgccttttcctgaaAGGGAATTTATAATTTGTAACTATCATGTAAATATTGctgttttaaaaactaaatatccTCCTCaatgttatctcatttattgttttattccattagtattttaaaattcagtacaTCAATTGATTACTCTCTCTACTTCTCGATTACATAAATATATCGCCCTTAATTTGGGCCATCTATGCTACAATTAGTTTATATGATTCAAAAGAAACCTTAATAGACTTCCCTTAAATTATAAGTAATTAACTTAATAGCAGAAAGTAGATTTTACCAAAACAATACTATTCTGAGAATAAACCCAATAGTCAAAGACTTCCTAAGATCAGAGACTTAACTCAGAAGAGTGAATTTCCACACTGTTACGTCACAGTTTgagaaagatctaaataaatgcatGGTTAGAATTTGGAGTAAACACTCAAGAATAAGAAGAGAGATTACTAGATTTTATATTCTCCCTTACTACATGAACTTTCCACAATTATTTGAATCTAGTACTTTCTACTGATTCAAGAACAACAACTAAGTTGAGGGTTCATGATCAAACTTGATGAGACAGAAGTGTCTAATAAATGAAACACTTTGGAAGAGGTAAAATAGCTTGGGTGTGGATATAAGCATGTGGGGACTCAGTTAGTCTAGAAGCAGAAAACACCAGAAGTTGACAggatgaagagaaggaaaaacactAAATCAAAACCAGAAGTGATACCAGGAAGGCAAGAGGCAGAGACACAGCCATGAACAGCAACTAAGGCAGTGGGCCTTACATACCAATTTATACCTGGTGCTCTCACTTCCCCTTCATAAATTTGACTGAACTCTGGCCAGTTTATGTATtcacattatttattttcctgaagAAACTAACTCTCAGCCCCCAAGTTAGGATTGTAATAACTTCACAATAAGACCATATTCTGTATGAACTTTTAGATCAGTCccaacaatgaagaaaaatttgaaaCTTCCATTCATCTTTTGTCATCTGAGATCAACGTCTTGCTCCATAACTtcctaatggcatttttcacttcTGCATTCCTCAGTGTATAAATCAGAGGGTTGAGCAAAGGTGTTCCAAGTGTATAAAACACAGCTATCATCTTATCCATGGAAAAGGTGGTTGCAGGacgtgtgtatataaatatgcaAGGACCAAAGAACAAGATGACCACGATGATGTGGGAAACGCAGGTGGAGAGGGCTTTTCTCCTCCCTTCAGCACTGTGGTTTCTCGGAGAATGCAggatgataacataggagaacatCACCATGACAAAACTCATTGTACAGATGGCCCCGCTATTGGACACCAAGAGTAGATTGACCACATAGGTGTCCGTACAGGCAAGTTTCAGCAAAGGCTGCAAATCACAGAAATTGTGATCAATCGCATTGGGACCACAGAAAGGTAAACTCAAAGCCAGAAAAATCTGAGCTGAAGAATGCACACAGGACCCAATCCAGGCCACAGCCACCAACGCACCACAGAGCCGTCGGCTCATGATGGTCATGTAGTGCAGGGGtttacagatggccacatagcagTCAACGGCCATGAGGATTAGGATGAAGATCTCTAGGCTACGAAAGTAATGTGATGAAAATACTTGAATTATGCACTCACTGAAAGAGATAGTGGTATTCTTCACAAGAGCATCCACAATCATTCTAGGGGCTATGGAAGTAGACAAGCAGGTATCAGTTAAGGATAagtaaaaaaggaagaagtacatTGGACTCCCAAGTGCTTGACTGGTCTTGATGGTAACAATAATCAGCAAGTTACCCAGCAATGTCCCCAGatagaaaatcaagaaaatgacAAACACTATTTTCTTCCTAACAGGATCCTGGGTCAACCCAAGCAGAATGAACTCAGTCACATTATTTTTTGGCAGCATGATTTCATGAACAAGAAGAAAGAGTGAGTGTGAAATAGATTAtttgcaaaaaataaaggaattaattcATGATGTGCTTTTAGAAATTATGTACTATTTTAAGCAAATTAATTTAATATGATATGTGAGATTATGGAATATTTTGAGTGGATATTCTTCAGAGGTACATTTTAATTGTGATTTCTTAATGTCACTTCAATACTTTGTTCCTCAATTTTTAATGACCAGTTTATTAGGTATATTGAGTCTCAAATAAGCTTGTGAAAGTGATATTTTCCTACAGCACTCTTCAAGTACCATCCTTTGTTAACTTTGAGATTATTCTGATTAATTTTGCCAATTCAACAACTATAAAATtaagagatagtctctgttttcttatttcattaattttttaaaattttaatacatcTTGGAGCCCACGCTTTGCATGGTGTACTACTTGGCATTCAGGATATACATGACTGCCTTTGTCAgtcatgaataaaaataaaaaacttccatACCACTCCCAAAAAGATAAAGAATGTATTCTTTATACATTCATTTACATATCACATATTGTTATACACGTTTATACAAacatatattatttagaaataaacagTGTTCTCCAGTTCTCTGCACATCTCTCCCAGATATTCCAGCTTGAAAGGAGGAACAGGAAATACTGATGGCCTTTAAATAATCTCCTGCAAACTTCAAGAAAGATTGGCATATTAGTTCTTGACCAATActaatgaagagaaataaatgttgtttgaTAGTTGTTAATATCTCAAATATACCAtttctatttgtatatcttcaatTTCTGTAAAGCACATTAGAGTTACATTTCTAAATTAAACAGGAGATATTCCTTAATAGTTTGTTTTCATGATTCAAGTTTTTAGCCCAAGCATTATAGATCTAGAGTGGTTGTGTGTTGAGGTGTCACCAGGCAGATGGTGTAGGACCAGATCATGATTGTAATCCCACAATCTCCACACTCATGAAACAGAGCAGAGAAGTAGAAACGGGAGAGAGATGTGGTTTTAGAAACAGGCAAAAAATATAGTCAGTAATGGACTTCTTTACTAATTTTTCTGTCTTAACAAAGTCAAAGATTATTGAACTTTGAAATGTAACTTCTTTCAATGAagttttctattttcaaatttgaaaacaaataccATGACCCTCATTTCCaagaataaaatctttttttctagATATTGCCAAGTTGATGTTGGAAGAGACATTATatgaaagcaaaaatataaaCTGAGATctaacatatttaaatataatctgGAAGACTTACTTATCTTATTGTCTTCCTCCCCAATCTCATCCATACCTCTAATACATTGTCTTGGAAGTTGTGAGTTGACCAAAGCTCAGACTATGATAGACTAAATAGACACAAAATTactcttatatattttttctctcctttagtAAATTTTCTTCTCAACGGACTTGAAATTTACCTTATCATCCTCCAAATCAAAAACAACTCTTGGGAAAATGTCTGATGAAGTCATTCACTTTGGAGTTCCAAGGATTAAAAAAGTCTCTTTGGAccttgtgaccttggacaaagatCTGAAACTATAAGAGAACTGAGTCTTGGTATCTTAATCATTATGATGAGCTTATAATTTCCTTTATTCACTTAAATGAGTGCCGTATCGTATAATATTAGCATTTGAAAATACGGTAGGCATTGGAAACAAGATGATGCAACAGTCTCTTGCTCTACTTAGTCAATGATTTTGTCCACTATCAATCCCATTAGCCTGTCCATTTTTAGGACAAACATTTCCTTTTTACATTTGGacatatatacttaaaaattaataataatacacatataatttaGTAAACATTAACAACTATGGGtcttcatcaaatatttaatcAATAATTTCACGATGACATTAAAAGTCTACAACCCAATCTTCCTTCATAAAGCTCATTTCTATCCATTTATGTTCCGAACAATCCAAGCTACTTTAGTCATATAGTTATTAACGGCTTTGAAAAATATTCTCTGTAGCCTCAAGTGCATTTTAAGGATTCTCTTTTATGTTAAACAAAAggatttttaatctattttataatCTATACTACCCCATGATTTAGACAAGGGAGAATATAGTTGTCAAATCAATAGGTATTTAATGAAGTCTATGGATAAACAGGGTATGTTCACAATGCAACGGGAGCACACAAAGACTAGTAAATATATCAAGTGAATCTCTATAATGGAAGTAATGTAGAAGCCAAGGATTAAAAATAACTAGCTATAGTGAATCAAGCTCACCTTgccttcttctttcttcctggaaCCCCTTTTCATTTCTAGCTGCTTCAACCTTCTGTGAACTTTAGGACTGAACTGCTGAGAAACATCCTCAGATGGCCTTCAGTGATTGCCTGTGAGAAGGGAAATTCATTCTCCTGCTCTCTAAAGGcttttttaatagcttttcttATAATATTAGGTGTTATTGCTTGTAAAACAAGAATGAGTATGCTTATTTGAGCTTCCTTCCTGGAATTAGAATCTTGGAAAACTATGTGTTCtcagaattttattttccacTGTTCCAACCCAATGTCTTGTACTTTGGAGGTGCTCAATAAGAGCTTTTAAACTGAATATTCTCTATTATCCCTTAAAATGTGATAATATTTATCTCCTTGTTTCTGTACTATATTGATTACAAAACTCATTCACAACATAAATTTACTGGGGCCTTCTGTCTATTGTGCATGGTGGAGAGACAAATATACTTCCAATTTTTAATaccagaaaaaggaaaagaaaactgagatcaATTTTAATAAGGTTTGAATAGTGTACAACCTGGAGTAGAAGATGTTGTACTCTGAACAGTACCACGTGGCATTTAAAACATCGAATCTCTAACATCCATAAAAATGATAATCttaaagcatttttttcatgAATCCTAGGCCCTTAAGAGTACAAAGAGGACATTTTTCATATCCTCCTAAAATTGATTCATGTTTTTATGTGTGGTATGTATATGACCACATGTCCAATTTCCTCCCCCCCACAGGACTGTTAACATCTTTCACCAGATTATCAATAGAATCTGACACAAAAACATGTTACAACGATCCAGCATCAGTAACATAGACAAAACAGCATCAGTAAAATAGCACATCTTCTAATAACTACTGTACTCGCCTCAACTCTTCAAACAAGATAAGCCAACTCTAAAATGGCTAAATTTGCAAAAACAATGATAAGAGAATGTGTTGGTTTGAGAATGGGTGGGAAACAAagaagtactgaaagaaaagcaGACGGGAAGAGGTGGAGAGTAGATGAGGGTGTAATACAGAGTGTGAGGTTGTGCCTTCTGTCCTTCTATGTTTTATTGCAGATGCTGCAGTGAGAAGCATTGCTTTCCTTAGGCACAGTCTCTTAAGCTACCCACTCCTCCCTAATTGAGTTACACTAGACTTCTATCTTTAGGAGAATCCCTACACTCAGTTTATTTCTACACAGAATTTACCAGTCTCTGTGGGAATGTTAATAAGTTGTGCTGAGATTCTTTACCCCTCAAAATCCCAAATAAAAGAGTAATATAATCTACCTTCTCTGAACTCCTCATTCTATGTAACTGAATCACATGATTCCTGCTTATCTGTTCAAGATATGCCCTGGGAAACAGCATTACCTGAGAACCAAAAAGTCATCAATAAGCTCAATACCCATTACTTATGTTTCCTATATCTGGTTGCCCCAAATGAcatgaaattaatatttatttattcttctttcccAATCTTACTAAAGAGAGCAGGAGCCTCATGGAAGAGGAAGGGTAGATAAGATCATATGTGGAAGAATGTTGAGCAGGGACAAATAATGAAAACGGAATATTCTTACCCAAAACATTTTCAGGAACTCCCCTCCCACATGTATGGCATATTACCTTTCACCTTCATATATGGCATGTTATCTTTCAATTTTTAGCCTCTTCATTGTCATGTTTCCTTGGAGCTTTCTGtgaatattctatttttaaattaaatctcctAAGTGTGTCAACTGCAAATTATATTCTTACGATATTATTTTAGGAGCATACATGGAGTAATAATTTTATACCCTGATAAAGAAATTCTATGCAAAAATGTCTCTTGGAGATGGAAAAGCTGGCATTCTCCAGAAGCTAGTGACTCCATTAACCTTTTCTACAATTTCTAAGCAGGTGCAATCATTTCTAACTCTCTAGAACCCATACCTCTTAGTGAGGACTTGTCTTGTCACACTAACTCACATAAAAATCATCTGTGAACTCTTCTAACACTCTGCCATCTCTAGAAACTGTAATAAACCTTACCACATGGAATGCATTCGTCTATTCCTACACTGCAATGATGGCTTTTCACAAACCTGGTACtcataaaacatttattgagtttgaaatatcatttttcctcaacatttatatttattctatttatttcctaTATTAACACTAAACATCAAAaaactttgaattatttttttttctgttcctttctcagaATATGTGGAAACCATATagtcaaaataactatgaaggagccagcccaatggcatagtggttaaatttatgcactctgctttggaggtccgggttcacaggtttggatcctaggcatagacctatgcactgcttaccaagccatgctgtggcaggcctctcacatataaagtaaaggaagatgggcacagatgttagcccagggccaatcttccccagcaaaaagaggaggattggcaacagatgttagctcagggctaattttcctcaccaagaaaaaaaaaagtagataaataaataaatatggaagTATATTAGAAAATTTTTTGGATTATTTGTAATGATGCCTCTCTGTGTAAAAAGATGGAGATAATTTGTCACTTACTTTTAAAAGGCTCTCTGAATTAGTC encodes the following:
- the LOC131395706 gene encoding olfactory receptor 4C16-like, producing the protein MLPKNNVTEFILLGLTQDPVRKKIVFVIFLIFYLGTLLGNLLIIVTIKTSQALGSPMYFFLFYLSLTDTCLSTSIAPRMIVDALVKNTTISFSECIIQVFSSHYFRSLEIFILILMAVDCYVAICKPLHYMTIMSRRLCGALVAVAWIGSCVHSSAQIFLALSLPFCGPNAIDHNFCDLQPLLKLACTDTYVVNLLLVSNSGAICTMSFVMVMFSYVIILHSPRNHSAEGRRKALSTCVSHIIVVILFFGPCIFIYTRPATTFSMDKMIAVFYTLGTPLLNPLIYTLRNAEVKNAIRKLWSKTLISDDKR